One Heptranchias perlo isolate sHepPer1 unplaced genomic scaffold, sHepPer1.hap1 HAP1_SCAFFOLD_43, whole genome shotgun sequence genomic window carries:
- the LOC137312506 gene encoding EEF1A lysine methyltransferase 3-like — METQQEKKHFSSPDSTEDSNKLESRYQFCGHTLRITRVSSNKLVVPSIIWEAGLVLCRFFEKEKISFSGKKMIELGSGTGIVGILAILLGGDVTLTDKPEVLNQIELNVANNVPSSIIQRSKVSALSWGVNHDQFPTDYDIILGSDIVYKKREYHLLLKTLQHLSNQNTIIYICSRMREVMGAMNFHEELIPQHFNSEIVHSVPEIEINLYKVIKKVPVAY; from the exons ATGGAAACACAGCAGGAAAAGAAGCATTTCAGCAGCCCCGACTCCACGGAGGACAGCAACAAACTCGAAAGTCGCTATCAGTTTTGCGGGCACACTTTGAGAATCACTAGGGTCTCCAGCAATAAATTAGTGGTACCATCAATAATCTGGGAAGCT GGCCTCGTTCTCTGCCGGTTCTTTGAGAAAGAGAAAATCAGTTTTTCTGGGAAGAAGATGATTGAATTGGGGTCGGGCACTGGGATCGTGGGGATTCTTGCAATCCTGCTGG GTGGAGATGTGACCTTGACAGACAAACCAGAAGTTCTGAATCAAATAGAACTAAACGTGGCCAACAATGTCCCATCTTCAATTATCCAGCGGTCAAAAGTCTCTGCTCTCTCGTGGGGTGTAAACCATGATCAATTTCCAACAGACTACGACATCATCCTGGGATCCGATATCGTCTACAAGAAACGTGAATACCACTTACTGCTCAAGACCCTACAACATCTGAGCAACCAAAACACTATCATTTACATCTGCTCGAGGATGCGTGAGGTCATGGGAGCCATGAATTTTCACGAGGAGCTCATTCCACAGCATTTTAACTCCGAAATTGTTCACAGTGTTCCAGAAATAGAAATCAACCTGTACAAAGTGATCAAAAAAGTTCCTGTCGCTtattaa